GCTGCTGGCCGCCGGCGGCGACCCCGAGGCGATGCAGCTGGACGAGGACTTCCTGCGCGCGCTGGAGTACGGCGCCCCGCCGATGGGCGGCACCGGCCTCGGCATCGACCGGCTGGTCATGCTGCTGACCGGCACCGGCATCCGCGAGACGATCCTGTTCCCGCACGTGCGCCCGGAGGCGCGGGGCTGAGCCGCTGCGGTCCTAGTCGGCGTCGATGCCGGCGAACAGCACGTCGTAGCCGGTCGGGCTGGAGTCGCGCAGGAAGTCGCGGCAGCGCTCCCACTCCGCGGTCTCGCCGATCGACTTCGCGGCCAGGGCCAGCAGGCCCAGGCAGCTGAGGAAGCCGCGGTTGGGCACGTGCTCCCACGGCACCGGGCCGTGGCCCTTCCAGCCGTTGCGGCGCAGCATGTCCAGGCTGCGGTGGTAGCCGACCCGGGCGTAGGCGTAGACCGTCACCGCGTCGGCGTCGTCGTGGACGGCGGCGGCCAAGGCAGCCCAGGCCGCGGGTGACTCGGGGTGACGGCGGACGACGTCGATGGGGG
This genomic window from Nocardioides anomalus contains:
- a CDS encoding DUF3151 domain-containing protein: MSSVSPDLHQDLMAGPPPTHLPVDPAQAEIEAGDTPIDVVRRHPESPAAWAALAAAVHDDADAVTVYAYARVGYHRSLDMLRRNGWKGHGPVPWEHVPNRGFLSCLGLLALAAKSIGETAEWERCRDFLRDSSPTGYDVLFAGIDAD